The Pukyongia salina genome segment TCCTGAGAGGTGGACAGTTTCTGGTAAAAGAGACCCGTTGTGAAGACATATTTACTCCTGAAGATTTTTCGGAGGAACAGAAAATGATGAAGGAATCGGTGATCGAATTTGTTGACAGGGAGATCTGGCCGCAGAAAGATCGATTCGAAAAGAAGGACTATGCGCTTACCGAAGAGATCATGCGTAAAGCCGGAGAGCTGGGCCTTCTGGGAATTGCGGTTCCCGAAGCCTACGGAGGCCTGGGTATGGGCTTTGTTACAACTATGCTGGTATGCGATTATATCTCGGGAGCCACAGGTTCTATTGCCACTGCATTTGGAGCCCACACAGGGATTGGAACCATGCCGATCACTCTTTACGGTACCGAGGAACAAAAGCAAAAATATGTCCCTAAACTCGCATCCGGCGAATGGTTTGGAGCATATTGTCTAACCGAACCCGGTGCCGGGAGTGACGCCAACAGTGGAAAAACAAAGGCTGTACTATCTGAAGACGGCACACACTACAAGATCAGTGGCCAAAAAATGTGGATCTCCAATGCGGGCTTTTGTGACCTGTTTATAGTTTTCGCACGAATTGAAGATGATAAGTATATCACGGGATTTATCGTTGAAAATGATCCGGAAAATGGTATCTCCCTGGGTGAGGAAGAACATAAATTAGGAATACACTCCTCTTCTACCCGACAAGTATTCTTTAACGAGACCAAGGTCCCCGTGGAGAATATGCTATCGGAAAGAGGAAACGGATTTAAAATTGCGATGAACGCCCTTAATATTGGGCGAATAAAACTGGCCGGAGCCTGCCTGGATGCCCAAAGACGGGTTATAGACACGGCGGTAAAATATGCCAATGAGCGTGTTCAGTTTAAGACTCCTATTGCAAAATTTGGTGCTATCAAAGCCAAGATCGCCGAAATGGCCACCTCTACCTATGCCGGTGAAAGTGCCTGTTACAGGGCATCGAAAAATATTGAGGACAGGATCAATATCCGCATGGCCGAAGGAAATTCACACCAGGAAGCAGAACTGAAAGGTGTGGAAGAATACGCCATAGAATGTTCTTTGCTAAAAGTAGCTGTATCCGAGGATATCCAGAATTGCAGTGATGAAGGTATACAGATTTTCGGAGGGATGGGCTTTAGTGCAGACACCCCAATGGAAGCCGCATGGAGAGATGCACGTATTGCTCGTATTTACGAAGGAACCAACGAGATCAATCGTATGCTGGCGGTAGGTATGCTGGTAAAGAAAGCCATGAAAGGACATGTAGACCTACTCGGGCCTGCTATGGCCGTGGCAGACGAGCTAACCGGTATTCCTTCATTCGAAACGCCGGATTACAGCGAATTACTTTCAGAAGAAAAAGCTATGATCGCCAAACTTAAAAAAGTATTCTTGATGGTAGCTGGTTCGGCTGTACAAAAATATGGCCCTAAACTGGAGGAGCATCAACAACTACTCATGGCATCGGCCGATATCCTTATCGAGATCTATATGGCTGAAAGCGCCGTATTACGTGCCGAGAAAAATGCCAGGCGATTTGGTGAAGATGCCCAAAAAGAGCAAATTGCAATGGCACAACTGTATCTGTACAATGCTGTTGATAAAATTTCTCAAAAAGCTAAGGAAGGAATCGTATCTTTCGCTGAGGGAGATGAACAACGAATGATGTTGATGGGGTTAAAACGATTTACGAAATATCAAAACATGCCTAACGTGGTGGCCTTAAGAAATCTTATCGCCGAAAAGGTTACAGCAGAAAATACTTATCCGTTTTAAAATATCAGATGCGCTCATAGCATTTGGTTAGTTAGTTGAAAAATCCGCCACTTAGAAATGAGTGGCGGTTTTTTAATTCGATTGAATCTGCTATTTAATATCTTTGGTCAAACTATAAATTATGAAATACCGCCTGTTTCTCTTTTTCTTCTTTTTCTTCGGAATTCTTGCAGCACAACCCAATACGGAGGTCTACCTGATGGACCTCGATTACGAAGGGGAAGACTTTACGTTCTCTAATTTCAGGAATATATCAAATGACACAGGATATGACAGTCAGCCGTCCTTCCAAAGCGACAACCTGGTATTGTTCGCGGCTAACAACGGTGGACAAAATGATATAGCCCAATATCATATTCGCTTTAACAAGAAATTCTGGCTGCATGAAGGATCTGCTGCCAGTCAATACTCTCCTCAAAGAATATCTGGCTCTCAACACATACTTAGTGTGCATCTGGACACCACGGGTAGGCAACGACTGTTTCGGCACCATTTAACCTCTCGCGAATACACAGAGGCTCACCCCGATCTGCAAGTTGCATATTTTGCCATGTACAACGAGAACATACTTGTAGGTTCGGTGCTGGGTGACGATGCACTAGACCTGGTAGTGGCTAACCTGAAAACGAAGCAGGTAGACACCTTAGCATACAACGCCGGACGATCGTTCCATAAGGTTCCTAAAAGTGATACGATGAGTTATACATATGTGAATGAAGAAGGGAACCACGATGTGTATCAACTTGATATGAAATCCTTCGAAAGTTTTTTTGTGGCCCAGTTACCTATTGGCGTTCAAGATCATGTGTGGCTAAGTGAGTCGATATTGCTCATTGGGAGTGGATCTAAATTATATACCTACGATCTTTTTGGAGATGGCGTATGGAAGGAGGTTGCAGATCTATCTCTCTACAAGCTCGATAATATTACCCGCCTGGCCTTGAGCCCTGATGGCACCAAATTAGCCCTGGTAGCCCTTCCTGCAGAATAAGACGTGAAATTATTATTAAGAATTATTATTCTTAGTAAAATACGAGTCTCGCATCAATACAGCTCTTAACATCAGGGCTTA includes the following:
- a CDS encoding acyl-CoA dehydrogenase family protein, with product MSTTTELNNDLLRGGQFLVKETRCEDIFTPEDFSEEQKMMKESVIEFVDREIWPQKDRFEKKDYALTEEIMRKAGELGLLGIAVPEAYGGLGMGFVTTMLVCDYISGATGSIATAFGAHTGIGTMPITLYGTEEQKQKYVPKLASGEWFGAYCLTEPGAGSDANSGKTKAVLSEDGTHYKISGQKMWISNAGFCDLFIVFARIEDDKYITGFIVENDPENGISLGEEEHKLGIHSSSTRQVFFNETKVPVENMLSERGNGFKIAMNALNIGRIKLAGACLDAQRRVIDTAVKYANERVQFKTPIAKFGAIKAKIAEMATSTYAGESACYRASKNIEDRINIRMAEGNSHQEAELKGVEEYAIECSLLKVAVSEDIQNCSDEGIQIFGGMGFSADTPMEAAWRDARIARIYEGTNEINRMLAVGMLVKKAMKGHVDLLGPAMAVADELTGIPSFETPDYSELLSEEKAMIAKLKKVFLMVAGSAVQKYGPKLEEHQQLLMASADILIEIYMAESAVLRAEKNARRFGEDAQKEQIAMAQLYLYNAVDKISQKAKEGIVSFAEGDEQRMMLMGLKRFTKYQNMPNVVALRNLIAEKVTAENTYPF
- a CDS encoding TolB-like translocation protein, giving the protein MKYRLFLFFFFFFGILAAQPNTEVYLMDLDYEGEDFTFSNFRNISNDTGYDSQPSFQSDNLVLFAANNGGQNDIAQYHIRFNKKFWLHEGSAASQYSPQRISGSQHILSVHLDTTGRQRLFRHHLTSREYTEAHPDLQVAYFAMYNENILVGSVLGDDALDLVVANLKTKQVDTLAYNAGRSFHKVPKSDTMSYTYVNEEGNHDVYQLDMKSFESFFVAQLPIGVQDHVWLSESILLIGSGSKLYTYDLFGDGVWKEVADLSLYKLDNITRLALSPDGTKLALVALPAE